One Neisseria sp. Marseille-Q5346 genomic region harbors:
- a CDS encoding bifunctional (p)ppGpp synthetase/guanosine-3',5'-bis(diphosphate) 3'-pyrophosphohydrolase, whose product MTIIRQTPQTSSATLEGLLAWFDGYVAALPDSDKNLIQTAFDLAKEHYPADALTTYGEPLLEHFLGSMQIVSELDLLPDAVAATILSDIGKYVPTWQELVAERCNSTVCELVKGVDEVQKLTQFARVDSLATQEERAQQAETMRKMLLAMVTDIRVVLIKLAMRTRTLQFLSNVPDNPEKRAVAKETLDIFAPLANRLGVWQLKWQLEDLGFRHQEPEKYREIALLLDEKRTERLEYIENFLNILRTELKKYNIHFEVAGRPKHIYSIYKKMVKKKLTFDGLFDIRAVRILVDTIPECYTTLGIVHSLWQPIPGEFDDYIANPKGNGYKSLHTVIVGPEDKGVEVQIRTFDMHQFNEFGVAAHWRYKEGGKGDSAYEQKIAWLRQLLDWRENMAESGKEDLAAAFKTELFNDTIYVLTPHGKVLSLPTGATPIDFAYALHSSVGDRCRGAKVEGQIVPLSTPLENGQRVEIITAKEGNPSVNWLYEGWVKSNRAISKIRAYIRQQNADTVREEGRAQLDKQLSKIFPKPNLQALAEKLGFKKTDELYTAIGQGEVSNRAIHKACGALNEPPPVPIDETNIVKQSKIKKGGKNGILIDGEDGLMTTLAKCCKPAPPDDIIGFVTRDRGISVHRYTCPSFRHLAEQAPEKVLNASWAALQEGQVFAVDVEIRAQDRSGLLRDVSDALARHKLNVTAVQTQSRDLEASMRFTLEVRQVNDLPRVLASLGDIKGVLSVTRL is encoded by the coding sequence ATGACCATTATTCGCCAAACGCCCCAAACATCGAGTGCAACGCTGGAAGGCCTCCTCGCTTGGTTCGACGGCTATGTTGCCGCGCTGCCCGATTCCGATAAAAACCTGATTCAGACGGCCTTTGACTTAGCTAAAGAACATTATCCTGCCGATGCCCTAACGACTTACGGCGAGCCATTGCTGGAACATTTCCTCGGCTCGATGCAAATCGTCAGCGAACTCGACCTCTTGCCCGATGCCGTGGCCGCTACGATTTTGTCCGATATTGGCAAATACGTTCCCACATGGCAAGAATTGGTTGCCGAACGCTGCAACAGCACCGTTTGCGAGCTGGTCAAAGGCGTGGACGAAGTACAAAAATTGACCCAATTCGCACGCGTGGACAGCCTTGCCACGCAGGAAGAGCGCGCCCAACAAGCCGAAACCATGCGTAAAATGCTGTTGGCGATGGTTACCGACATCCGCGTCGTCCTGATCAAACTGGCGATGCGCACACGCACCCTCCAATTCTTAAGCAACGTTCCCGACAATCCTGAAAAACGCGCCGTTGCCAAAGAAACCCTCGACATTTTTGCCCCGCTCGCCAACCGCTTGGGCGTGTGGCAACTCAAATGGCAGCTCGAAGATTTGGGCTTCCGTCATCAAGAACCGGAAAAATACCGCGAAATCGCCCTGCTTTTGGACGAAAAACGCACTGAGCGCCTCGAATACATCGAAAACTTCCTCAATATCCTGCGTACGGAACTGAAAAAATACAATATTCATTTTGAAGTTGCCGGAAGACCGAAGCACATCTACTCCATTTACAAAAAAATGGTGAAGAAAAAGCTCACTTTCGACGGCTTGTTTGATATCCGCGCCGTACGGATTTTGGTGGACACCATTCCCGAGTGTTATACCACCTTGGGCATTGTCCACAGCCTTTGGCAGCCGATTCCGGGCGAGTTCGACGACTATATTGCCAACCCGAAAGGCAACGGCTATAAAAGTTTGCACACCGTCATCGTCGGCCCGGAAGACAAAGGCGTGGAAGTCCAAATACGTACCTTCGATATGCACCAATTCAACGAATTCGGTGTTGCCGCCCACTGGCGTTATAAAGAAGGTGGTAAGGGTGATTCCGCCTACGAACAGAAAATCGCCTGGTTGCGCCAACTCTTGGACTGGCGCGAAAACATGGCCGAAAGCGGCAAAGAAGACCTTGCCGCCGCCTTTAAAACCGAGCTGTTTAACGATACGATTTATGTTTTGACCCCGCACGGCAAAGTCCTCTCCCTGCCTACGGGCGCCACCCCCATCGACTTTGCCTATGCCCTGCACAGCAGCGTGGGCGACCGTTGTCGCGGTGCAAAAGTCGAAGGACAAATCGTACCACTGTCAACGCCGTTGGAAAACGGACAACGCGTTGAAATCATTACCGCCAAAGAGGGAAATCCTTCCGTCAACTGGCTCTACGAAGGCTGGGTCAAATCCAACCGCGCCATCAGCAAAATCCGTGCCTATATCCGCCAGCAAAACGCAGATACCGTGCGCGAAGAAGGCCGCGCCCAGTTGGACAAACAGTTGTCAAAAATCTTCCCCAAACCCAATCTGCAAGCATTGGCGGAAAAACTCGGCTTCAAAAAAACCGACGAACTCTATACGGCCATCGGTCAGGGCGAAGTTTCCAACCGCGCCATCCACAAAGCCTGCGGCGCGCTGAATGAACCGCCTCCCGTCCCGATTGATGAAACCAATATCGTCAAGCAGTCCAAAATCAAAAAAGGCGGCAAAAATGGCATTTTGATTGACGGCGAAGACGGCCTGATGACCACGCTTGCCAAATGCTGCAAACCAGCACCTCCTGACGACATTATCGGTTTCGTTACACGCGACCGCGGTATTTCCGTCCATCGCTACACCTGCCCTTCTTTCCGTCACCTTGCCGAGCAGGCTCCGGAAAAAGTGTTAAATGCAAGCTGGGCAGCCTTGCAAGAAGGACAAGTGTTTGCCGTCGATGTTGAAATCCGCGCTCAAGACCGCTCCGGTTTGCTGCGCGATGTTTCGGATGCGCTGGCACGTCATAAACTCAACGTTACCGCGGTGCAAACCCAATCACGCGATTTGGAAGCCAGCATGCGCTTTACCCTTGAAGTCCGCCAAGTCAACGACCTGCCGCGCGTATTAGCCAGTCTGGGCGACATCAAAGGCGTTTTAAGCGTAACGCGCTTATAA
- a CDS encoding formate/nitrite transporter family protein → MDTRDLFPHEILQDAIGKSCAKSEFSIKMLVILSFLGGGYVGFGYLACLRVISGIPAEWNGLAALLGASVFPIALICILIGGGELATGNMMIMALGRLTGRVSTHKLVRNWLIVSLGNLAGAVAMAYFLGHYVGLAEGPAAAKTIAIAEAKVNMDFGRAFVSAIACNWMVCMGIWFYFGARHTSGRILAMWFPVMIFVLIGFQHFVANMFIIPAGIWAGANVSWGQFFYNMIPVFLGNVLGGSSFVAASYLFAYKHLLKDDFSI, encoded by the coding sequence ATGGATACACGAGACCTGTTCCCTCATGAAATTTTGCAGGACGCCATCGGCAAGAGTTGCGCCAAATCTGAATTCAGCATCAAAATGTTGGTGATTTTGAGTTTCTTAGGCGGCGGTTATGTCGGCTTCGGCTATCTTGCCTGCCTGCGCGTCATCAGCGGCATTCCAGCCGAATGGAACGGCCTGGCCGCCCTTTTGGGCGCATCCGTGTTCCCTATCGCACTGATTTGTATCTTAATCGGCGGCGGCGAGTTGGCAACAGGCAATATGATGATTATGGCTTTGGGCAGATTGACCGGCCGCGTCAGCACCCACAAACTGGTGCGCAACTGGCTGATTGTCAGCTTGGGCAATCTGGCAGGCGCCGTTGCCATGGCCTATTTTCTCGGCCACTACGTCGGCCTTGCCGAAGGGCCGGCCGCAGCGAAAACCATTGCCATTGCCGAAGCCAAAGTCAATATGGACTTCGGCCGCGCATTCGTTTCTGCCATCGCATGTAACTGGATGGTGTGTATGGGCATCTGGTTTTACTTCGGCGCACGCCATACTTCAGGACGAATCTTAGCCATGTGGTTCCCGGTTATGATCTTCGTATTAATCGGCTTTCAACATTTTGTTGCCAATATGTTCATCATTCCGGCCGGCATTTGGGCGGGCGCAAACGTCAGCTGGGGTCAATTTTTCTATAACATGATTCCCGTTTTCTTAGGCAACGTCCTGGGCGGGTCATCCTTTGTCGCAGCCTCTTATCTCTTTGCTTACAAACACTTACTAAAAGACGATTTTTCTATTTAA
- the putP gene encoding sodium/proline symporter PutP: protein MNPMYITFAIYLVAVLLIGLAAYFSTRNFDDYILGGRSLGPFVTAMSAGASDMSGWLLMGLPGAIYLSGLNEAWIAIGLIVGAYLNWLLVAGRLRVHTEYANNALTLPDYFFHRFGAGGHLMKVVSALIILFFFTIYCASGIVAGATLFQSLFHGMSYTQAMWLGAGATIAYTFLGGFLAVSWTDTLQASLMIFALVLTPVMVYLGLGGADQMNAAIQQVAASTGKEYGSLFAGTTFIGIISTAAWGLGYFGQPHILARFMAAESAKSLVSARRIGMTWMILCMAGAVAVGYFGIAYFGANPAHVDEMNGNHERIFIALATLLFNPWIAGIILSAILAAVMSTLSCQLLVCSSAITEDFYKGFLRKNAQQAELVWIGRVMVLAIAVISILIASDPESKVLGLVAYAWAGFGAAFGPVVILSVLWKRITAYGALSGMIAGALTVVVWAEWIKKPALAAQETGFATVYEIVPGFIICTLVIVLVSLIDKKPSRELQERFEKADAEYRASK, encoded by the coding sequence ATGAACCCCATGTATATCACTTTCGCGATCTATTTGGTCGCCGTATTACTGATCGGCCTCGCCGCCTATTTTTCAACACGAAACTTCGACGACTACATTCTCGGCGGCCGCAGCTTAGGTCCGTTCGTGACCGCGATGTCTGCCGGTGCTTCCGATATGTCAGGTTGGCTTTTGATGGGTTTGCCAGGTGCCATTTACCTGAGCGGTTTGAATGAAGCTTGGATTGCCATTGGTCTGATTGTGGGTGCATACCTCAACTGGCTCTTGGTTGCAGGCCGTTTGCGCGTGCATACCGAATACGCCAACAACGCACTGACGCTTCCTGATTACTTCTTCCACCGCTTCGGTGCCGGCGGTCACTTGATGAAAGTGGTTTCTGCACTGATTATCTTGTTCTTCTTCACTATTTACTGTGCTTCAGGCATCGTAGCCGGTGCTACCCTGTTCCAAAGCCTGTTCCACGGTATGTCTTACACTCAAGCCATGTGGTTGGGTGCCGGCGCGACCATCGCCTACACTTTCTTGGGCGGTTTCTTAGCCGTAAGCTGGACCGATACCCTGCAAGCTTCTTTGATGATTTTTGCATTGGTACTGACTCCTGTAATGGTGTACTTGGGTTTGGGCGGTGCAGATCAAATGAACGCTGCCATCCAACAAGTTGCCGCTTCTACCGGTAAAGAATACGGCAGTCTGTTTGCCGGTACTACTTTCATCGGCATTATCTCTACCGCTGCTTGGGGCTTAGGCTATTTCGGCCAACCACACATTTTGGCCCGTTTCATGGCTGCCGAAAGCGCTAAATCTCTGGTTTCTGCACGCCGTATCGGTATGACTTGGATGATTCTGTGTATGGCCGGTGCCGTGGCTGTCGGCTATTTCGGCATCGCTTACTTCGGCGCCAACCCTGCCCACGTTGATGAAATGAACGGCAACCACGAACGTATCTTCATCGCTTTGGCTACCCTGCTCTTCAACCCTTGGATTGCCGGTATCATCTTGAGCGCGATTCTTGCTGCTGTAATGTCTACCCTGTCTTGCCAATTGTTGGTTTGCTCCAGCGCGATTACCGAAGACTTCTATAAAGGCTTCCTGCGTAAAAACGCCCAACAAGCTGAATTGGTATGGATTGGCCGCGTAATGGTATTGGCTATCGCCGTGATTTCCATCCTGATTGCTTCTGACCCTGAAAGCAAAGTATTGGGCTTGGTAGCTTACGCATGGGCCGGCTTTGGTGCTGCATTCGGTCCGGTTGTTATCCTGTCTGTTCTGTGGAAACGCATTACTGCCTACGGCGCACTCTCCGGCATGATTGCAGGTGCACTGACTGTAGTAGTTTGGGCCGAGTGGATCAAAAAACCTGCTTTGGCTGCACAAGAAACAGGTTTCGCTACTGTCTATGAAATCGTTCCTGGCTTTATCATTTGCACACTCGTGATTGTTTTGGTGTCCCTGATCGACAAAAAACCTTCACGCGAATTGCAAGAACGCTTTGAAAAAGCAGACGCAGAATACCGCGCCTCTAAATAA